The Pan troglodytes isolate AG18354 chromosome 8, NHGRI_mPanTro3-v2.0_pri, whole genome shotgun sequence genome window below encodes:
- the LOC129136143 gene encoding large ribosomal subunit protein eL32 encodes MAALRPLVKPKIVKKRTKKFIRHQSDRYVKIKRNWRKPRGIDNRVRRRFKGQILMPNIGYGSNKKTKHMLPSGFRKFLVHNVKELEVLLMCNKSYCAEIAHNVSSKNRKAIVERAAQLAIRVTNPNARLRSEENE; translated from the coding sequence ATGGCCGCCCTCAGACCCCTTGTGAAGCCCAAGATCGTCAAAAAGAGAACCAAGAAGTTCATCCGGCACCAGTCAGACCGATATGTCAAAATTAAGCGTAACTGGCGGAAACCCAGAGGCATTGACAACAGGGTTCGTAGAAGATTCAAGGGCCAGATCTTGATGCCCAACATTGGTTATGGaagcaacaaaaaaacaaagcacatgCTGCCCAGTGGCTTCCGGAAGTTCCTGGTCCACAACGTCAAGGAGCTGGAAGTGCTGCTGATGTGCAACAAATCTTACTGTGCCGAGATCGCTCACAATGTTTCCTCCAAGAACCGCAAAGCCATCGTAGAAAGAGCTGCCCAACTGGCCATCAGAGTCACCAACCCCAATGCCAGGCTGCGCAGTGAAGAAAATGAGTAG